A section of the Pochonia chlamydosporia 170 chromosome 2, whole genome shotgun sequence genome encodes:
- a CDS encoding microtubule associated domain-containing protein, which translates to MSRPTPPLSRQESIESARQPALSSFLQEKLQRERRTESERLNQSQSSLPRSNPDMGGSVDLGRAPNSPLKTTSDVNRPQSSAGIDQGKKKGLGVKEMEKVISTLHKQNFDLKLELYHRRERQTTLEERVDALESDKQRIEEINDKLLIELEKRDKAVEEAVAMIVNLEAKVDQLFRERTMVQHIENEGFFCPRDYDLGYKTPVPQGVGPDVGRMEDDAKVINRMPSFLSDHSETTQNLRNVYLGSKASMLSLTRVAEGSPEADNMQALGSPTLSVLSESSFVSVYGRKENGNQAATDVDETLVLDEADSTFINEANEEQPPRKHTRSVSSGKKGGSRVSSAGQFQSITDVIAGSPLQRLERLDMSYGNRREQVGPQGQTKDSVRVQHLSDSKPAGSRSLKQDKRDALRRVTTDGQGGVRLNDQVLPPTPDTISSSTLNRFKDSHDAFSQQDLNEENSNGVTLNPLGELGRSQGDDRYLVMPNGPPEEADSWASPSKPTLESLFAHRGPAITRPRSADESTASHRRGKGWDSDDDDDSDAHSLQSSLDIWMRESAQPSRNKSRVSPDLFGFPTESSKGSWAAPTMFGPNGAGTDSAQVPPGFDYMRDLFSVRQGLFAGAAPPPPNRRSSLHARTGSTSEAASQGTSSQAGDQAPQSTARRRSYHSRQNSVDLGRRDDMRTPVQRDQFAPPPQPHSDQKPKHYPPISGQQHGARAGLNRLFRRSTSGAPPTPTPESATPVEGSSSEQFKNFSSMGVPSWANRSSAVEDERSGATPPPIMFNPRQGRRNTMGAEGELEKPTVQDLGRSKTPGPAPAAAAAATSTTVPSVDVDSSPAAGPSGTGGRRRWLPGFTRTSNLKNKSG; encoded by the exons ATGTCGCGACCGACACCGCCCCTCTCCCGGCAGGAGAGTATCGAGTCGGCCCGGCAGCCCGCGCTGTCGTCCTTCTTACAAGAAAAGCTACAGAGGGAGCGAAGAACCGAAAGCGAAAGACTAAACCAGTCGCAATCATCTTTGCCCAGGTCGAATCCCGATATGGGCGGCTCTGTCGACCTTGGCCGAGCACCGAACTCCCCTCTCAAGACAACGTCCGACGTCAACCGACCACAATCAAGCGCCGGCATTgaccaaggcaagaagaaggggtTAGGGGTCAAAGAAATGGAGAAG GTGATTTCGACCCTGCACAAGCAAAATTTTGACTTGAAGCTCGAGCTTTACCACAGACGCGAGAGGCAGACGACATTGGAGGAGCGAGTCGACGCGTTGGAGAGCGACAAGCAACGCATCGAAGAAATCAATGACAAGCTGTTGATCGAATTAGAGAAGCGTGACAAGGCGGTTGAGGAAGCAGTCGCCATGATCGTAAACCTAGAAGCAAAAGTCGATCAGCTCTTTCGAGAGAGAACCATGGTACAGCATATTGAAAATGAAGGCTTCTTCTGTCCCCGCGACTACGACCTTGGTTACAAGACCCCAGTTCCGCAAGGTGTCGGCCCTGATGTTGGAAGAATGGAAGACGATGCTAAGGTTATCAATCGaatgcccagcttcttgtcTGACCATAGCGAAACGACGCAAAATCTCCGCAACGTGTATCTGGGATCCAAGGCTAGCATGCTAAGCTTAACACGGGTAGCAGAGGGCTCTCCCGAAGCTGATAATATGCAAGCGTTGGGTAGTCCAACTCTTAGTGTACTTAGTGAAAGCTCATTTGTCAGTGTCTATGGTCGAAAGGAGAATGGGAACCAAGCCGCCACCGATGTCGACGAGACTTtagttcttgatgaagcagacTCCACTTTCATCAACGAGGCGAATGAAGAGCAACCGCCGCGGAAGCATACCCGATCCGTGTCTTCAGGTAAAAAGGGAGGCTCTCGTGTAAGTTCTGCAGGCCAATTTCAGTCGATCACAGATGTTATCGCTGGTTCACCACTCCAGCGGCTGGAAAGGCTCGACATGTCCTATGGGAACAGAAGGGAGCAAGTAGGACCGCAGGGTCAGACAAAAGACTCTGTGAGAGTTCAACATCTTTCCGACAGCAAACCAGCAGGTTCACGAAGCCTGAAACAAGACAAACGTGATGCTCTGCGAAGAGTAACAACTGATGGACAAGGTGGTGTACGGCTAAACGACCAGGTTCTCCCTCCTACGCCGGATACGATATCGAGCTCCACCTTGAACCGGTTTAAGGACTCGCACGATGCCTTTTCGCAGCAGGATCTAAATGAAGAAAATAGCAATGGGGTTACGTTGAACCCGCTTGGTGAACTAGGCAGAAGTCAGGGGGATGATCGCTATCTGGTGATGCCAAATGGACCTCCCGAGGAGGCAGACAGCTGGGCGTCACCAAGTAAGCCAACACTTGAGTCGCTTTTCGCACACAGAGGGCCTGCTATTACTCGCCCGCGGTCCGCAGATGAATCAACGGCGTCTCATAGGAGAGGCAAAGGCTGGGACagcgatgatgacgatgattcAGACGCCCATTCATTACAATCAAGccttgacatctggatgcGTGAGAGCGCTCAGCCTTCGAGGAATAAGAGTCGTGTGTCGCCGGATCTTTTTGGATTCCCTACCGAATCGTCGAAAGGCAGCTGGGCTGCACCGACGATGTTTGGACCAAATGGAGCTGGAACCGATAGCGCTCAGGTACCGCCAGGATTTGACTACATGCGTGATCTTTTTTCTGTCCGACAAGGTCTCTTCGCCGGCGCggcaccgccgccaccaaacaGAAGGTCTAGTCTTCACGCACGGACAGGGTCGACGTCAGAAGCCGCATCACAAGGGACGAGCAGTCAAGCAGGAGACCAAGCGCCTCAGTCGACTGCGCGTCGTCGAAGCTACCACAGCCGGCAGAACAGTGTAGACTTGGGCAGGAGAGATGATATGCGAACTCCTGTTCAGAGGGATCAATTTgcaccgccgcctcaacCTCATAGCGACCAGAAACCAAAGCACTATCCCCCGATCTCAGGGCAACAGCATGGAGCCCGCGCTGGCCTCAACAGGCTCTTCCGGCGATCTACAAGCGGAGcacctccaacaccaacacccgAATCTGCCACCCCTGTCGAGGGTTCATCGTCGGAACAATTCAAGAATTTTTCTTCCATGGGCGTTCCATCATGGGCAAACCGAAGCAGCgcagttgaagatgaaagaTCGGGGGCAACCCCTCCACCCATTATGTTCAATCCTCGCCAGGGCCGACGCAACACGATGGGCGCAGAGGGAGAGTTGGAGAAACCGACGGTTCAAGACCTGGGTCGGAGCAAAACACCAGGCCCAGCCCcggccgccgccgcagcagctACCTCGACAACTGTACCGTCAGTAGATGTCGACAGTAGTCCAGCAGCAGGGCCATCGGGAACCGGCGGCCGAAGGCGATGGCTACCCGGGTTCACACGCACAAGCAACTTGAAGAACAAATCGGGTTAG
- a CDS encoding rare lipoprotein A (RlpA)-like double-psi beta-barrel domain-containing protein — protein sequence MSTTTAHMALLMQLTCLAASPVGHTTTKSITRRSVGDMTFYNPGLGACGSTDQDGDLVVAVDRVTYDKEKACGRSLRVKYEGKEVTVKVVDKCMGCKVGDLDLSPAAFKQVIGDLGKGRVKAEWAWV from the coding sequence ATGTCGACTACTACGGCCCATATGGCCCTTCTCATGCAACTTACCTGTCTGGCGGCCTCTCCGGTTGGCCACACCACAACCAAGTCTATTACTCGCCGTTCAGTGGGAGATATGACCTTCTACAACCCAGGGTTGGGGGCATGCGGGTCTACGGACCAGGATGGCGATCTTGTTGTAGCCGTGGATCGTGTTACCTATGATAAGGAGAAGGCGTGTGGACGAAGCCTTCGCGTCAAATATGAAGGAAAGGAGGTTACTGTCAAGGTTGTCGACAAGTGTATGGGCTGCAAGGTTGGGGACTTGGATCTCTCGCCTGCGGCATTCAAACAGGTCATCGGCGATTTAGGCAAGGGTCGGGTCAAGGCGGAATGGGCTTGGGTTTAG
- a CDS encoding oxidoreductase NAD-binding domain-containing protein (similar to Metarhizium robertsii ARSEF 23 XP_007821617.2), translating into MAARILTRSRPATIISTIAASSLAIGITAKFLIQDARTDSQSSPPKVFGAGPAFFSLPLESAEMVNHNTRLLRFKFADKEAVSGLPVNSSVLTMSWPQGRWVPVARPYTPITATDEQGHLDLMVKHYPDGKSSTHLHNLQPGQSLFFVASLKGHQWKPNSFPHVTLIAGGAGITPIYQLTQAILRNPEDKTAVTLVFGVNSDRDVLLKKEFEAWEKTFPGRFKAVYTVSNPVDGSPYGKGYVTKELLKEVAPSPEGRDTMVFVCGPPSMEKLLVGDRKSSGVLQELGYRKDQIHKF; encoded by the exons atggcagcccgGATTCTCACCCGATCACGACCTGCCACCATTATAAGTACCATTGCAGCCAGCTCCCTCGCAATCGGCATCACGGCCAAATTTCTCATTCAAGATGCGCGGACAGACTCACAATCGTCTCCGCCAAAAGTGTTTGGAGCAGGACCAGCATTCTTCTCACTGCCACTTGAGAGCGCAGAAATGGTAAACCACAACACGAGGTTATTGAGGTTCAAGTTTGCGGACAAAGAAGCCGTCAGCGGATTACCCGTGAATT CTTCGGTGTTGACCATGTCCTGGCCACAAGGACGATGGGTACCGGTCGCAAGGCCATATACCCCCATCACTGCCACAG ATGAACAAGGTCATCTCGACCTCATGGTGAAGCACTACCCCGACGGCAAATCCAGCACTCACCTACACAATCTTCAACCCGGTCAATcgctcttcttcgtcgccagTTTGAAAGGGCACCAGTGGAAACCCAACTCGTTCCCGCACGTAACTCTTATAGCGGGCGGAGCTGGAATCACGCCAATCTACCAATTAACTCAAGCAATCTTGCGCAATCCCGAAGACAAGACGGCCGTGACGCTTGTTTTTGGCGTCAATAGCGATCGAGACGTTCTGCTCAAGAAGGAGTTTGAGGCGTGGGAGAAGACGTTTCCCGGGCGATTCAAGGCCGTGTACACTGTTAGCAATCCTGTCGACGGTTCGCCTTATGGAAAGGGATACGTTACGAAGGAATTGCTGAAGGAGGTGGCGCCATCGCCGGAAGGTAGGGACACAATGGTGTTTGTTTGCGGTCCGCCGAGcatggagaagctgctggtggGTGATAGAAAGAGCTCAGGAGTGTTGCAGGAGTTGGGGTATCGAAAGGATCAGATTCATAAATTCTAG
- a CDS encoding phospholipase C-like protein (similar to Myceliophthora thermophila ATCC 42464 XP_003662568.1), with translation MGHLRIMLAVLASIMSVLLFVQTATATPTPRQFEKCNRAVQDVCRKEDRTYSTQVPKTGSYMPWALIPLREVGFPAKQYITIVNLTPHRFVLDRSRTHSYQMDTFDWDDIPQGRSRQNTAEYTKNLSKNPVDDGGEAYYTIQGTNKRFEIRARTHIPDSYPRRTIIDLTGMGLGQREYLDPGKETAVTLVITGSDSYGFTASLRHGRGNWMNGMYNVIKDRKMQHIVMPATHDSGMSRISSKIGSIGTEENTQTQGLNIYDQLRAGARLFDLRVGSIHQIGNQNSYSFWTMHVNDELAKLVIGNTGESLDDVVREINQFTAENPGEVIFFRVRYLNGILDIPTAGPIYWSNAIVQDFFNKLKGVNNRCGNLDLNTKFNKQPASYFMDRNGGKGCVLFLLNGNLKPDVPQDSVSDGIYRNSMMDVWDNWSDLPDTEKMANDQAADWKTVSRSGNFQNDQFLIGQWIVSADPVTTTLLSIQNIGILPTNPALYWMGLNNMSPESWPTAILVDYIGIVVADQWKWDQLSAEMYTFAIGMNLYMISENCDINRRRSPLLPGANINLKEVTAQAMASTWNGIIYANGTVDDNPPPTLHPGRVDVLRKGTTFLNGTVVQKDVKNPGFGIEVF, from the coding sequence ATGGGGCACCTTCGGATCATGCTGGCCGTTCTGGCTAGCATTATGTCCGTTTTATTGTTCGTACAAACAGCTACTGCTACGCCCACTCCAAGACAATTCGAGAAATGCAATCGAGCTGTACAAGATGTGTGCCGAAAGGAAGACAGGACGTATAGCACACAAGTACCCAAAACTGGAAGTTACATGCCTTGGGCTCTGATTCCCCTGCGGGAAGTTGGCTTTCCAGCAAAACAATACATCACCATCGTCAATCTTACTCCTCATCGATTCGTCCTTGATCGAAGCCGCACGCATTCGTATCAGATGGACACTTTCGACTGGGACGATATTCCCCAAGGGCGATCCCGCCAAAATACTGCCGAGTATACCAAAAACCTTAGCAAGAACCCGGTAGATGATGGTGGCGAAGCGTACTACACCATTCAGGGAACAAATAAGAGATTTGAGATCAGAGCCAGAACTCACATCCCCGACTCTTATCCTCGCCGGACCATCATTGATTTGACCGGCATGGGGCTGGGTCAGCGTGAATATCTGGACCCCGGTAAAGAAACCGCAGTCACCTTGGTTATTACCGGAAGCGATTCATACGGATTCACAGCATCCCTGCGACATGGCCGAGGAAACTGGATGAATGGGATGTACAACGTCATCAAGGACCGAAAGATGCAGCACATCGTTATGCCTGCCACACATGATTCAGGCATGAGCCGAATCAGTAGCAAAATTGGTTCCATCGGCACTGAGGAGAACACTCAAACCCAAGGCCTGAACATCTACGACCAACTCCGTGCTGGCGCCAGACTGTTCGACCTTCGAGTTGGTAGTATTCACCAGATTGGAAACCAAAACTCCTATAGCTTCTGGACAATGCATGTCAACGATGAGCTAGCCAAGCTAGTCATTGGCAATACCGGCGAGTCTCTGGATGATGTGGTCAGGGAGATCAATCAGTTTACAGCAGAAAACCCTGGTGAAGTTATCTTTTTCCGCGTTCGATACCTCAACGGCATTCTTGACATTCCTACCGCCGGCCCAATTTATTGGAGCAACGCCATCGTCCAagacttcttcaacaagttgaAGGGGGTAAACAACCGCTGTGGCAATCTCgatctcaacaccaagtttAACAAGCAGCCGGCGTCGTACTTTATGGACCGTAACGGCGGCAAAGGCTGTGTCCTCTTTCTTTTGAATGGCAACTTGAAGCCGGATGTGCCTCAGGACTCCGTCTCAGACGGCATTTACAGAAACTCCATGATGGATGTCTGGGACAACTGGTCCGATTTACCGGACACGGAGAAAATGGCAAATGACCAAGCCGCAGATTGGAAGACTGTCAGTAGAAGCGGCAACTTCCAGAACGACCAGTTCCTAATCGGCCAGTGGATCGTCAGCGCAGATCCCGTTACCACAACCCTCTTGAGTATCCAGAACATTGGTATTCTTCCCACAAATCCTGCCCTCTACTGGATGGGTCTCAACAACATGAGTCCAGAATCTTGGCCGACAGCCATTCTTGTGGACTACATTGGCATAGTGGTTGCCGACCAGTGGAAATGGGACCAGCTCAGCGCAGAGATGTACAcgtttgccattggcatgaACTTGTACATGATTAGCGAGAACTGCGACATCAACAGGAGACGGTCACCTCTCCTTCCCGGCGCTAATATTAATCTGAAGGAAGTAACTGCGCAGGCAATGGCTTCGACATGGAATGGCATCATTTACGCCAATGGCACTGTTGATGATAATCCTCCGCCGACACTGCATCCTGGTCGTGTTGATGTGTTGAGAAAGGGAACCACGTTTCTCAACGGAACGGTTGTACAAAAGGATGTGAAGAACCCTGGGTTTGGGATCGAGGTCTTTTGA
- a CDS encoding MFS multidrug transporter (similar to Talaromyces stipitatus ATCC 10500 XP_002479827.1), with protein MASPERKENNDSNATAVDAARSVVETRYHDLAKERELCVDKIFYDGHDLQELDPNLVVLSRETNEHPRAWPRRKKWTVTFITGVYCFLAPFTSTIFAPSLKSMMADLGETDPIKGALQVSIFLLSFALAPIFLAPLSEIYGRRIVLQCGNLFFAAFCLGGGFAKTTAQLAVCRFFSGVGGSASLSVYGGILTDMWDFADRARASAMLGSALLLGPILGPSCGGWMSERASWRWTCWVPAMAAVALDLMALLLFHETYIPTILQNKVQRVKKEYPSQAWYTVLDLRPRDTSKGKASTIIESAIRPLIYVTLDPALFLQSLYYAFIFGVLYLVITTFERVFGGGYGHSPGIVGMDLMSEGIGALIGMQGSAVIVQYIYKREINKNKEYKPETRLISAFPGAFCASAGLFLYGFSVLKTHFMVPLVGVAVFTVGMANTFLAIQLYIIDCFEYPASAMAGLSVLRCLFAAVFPLFGDRLFECLGVDWGVGLLAFLSVGLGAPFLLALYFYGPQLRAVGKKNRAKFLG; from the exons ATGGCTTCCCCGGAACGCAAAGAAAACAACGACTCCAACGCTACGGCCGTCGACGCGGCCCGTAGCGTGGTAGAAACACGTTACCATGACTTGGCCAAAGAAAGAGAATTATGTGTTGATAAAATCTTCTATGACGGACACGACCTTCAAGAACTTGATCCAA ATCTCGTTGTTTTGTCTCGAGAGACCAACGAACACCCTCGA GCCTGGCCGCGAAGAAAGAAATGGACCGTCACTTTCATTACTGGTGTATACTGCTTCCTCGCTCCATTTACGA GCACCATATTCGCACCTTCCCTGAAATCAATGATGGCGGACCTTGGTGAAACCGATCCAATTAAGGGTGCTCTCCAAGTGTCCATATTCTTACTCTCTTTTGCCCTCGCGCCAATCTTCTTGGCGCCTTTGAGTGAAATCTACGGTCGAAGAATTGTTCTTCAATGCGGAAATCTATTTTTTGCTGCTTTCTGCTTAGGAGGAGGCTTCGCCAAAACG ACTGCTCAGCTCGCTGTCTGCAGATTCTTCAGTGGCGTTGGAGGTTCAGCGTCTCTCTCGGTGTATGGAGGCATCTTAACCGATATGTGGGATTTTGCGGATCGTGCTAGAGCCTCTGCGATGCTAGGAAGTGCGCT GTTGCTCGGGCCAATTCTTGGGCCTTCTTGTGGAGGTTGGATGTCTGAACGAGCTTCCTGGAGGTGGACGTGTTGGGTGCCA GCAATGGCTGCCGTTGCCCTTGACTTGATGGCtctgcttctcttccacGAAACTTACATTCCCACTATTCTACAGAACAAAGTTCAGCGAGTCAAGAAGGAATACCCAAGTCAAGCGTGGTACACTGTTCTAGATTTGCGTCCCAGAGATACCAGCAAAGGAAAGGCTTCCACAATTATCGAGTCTGCAATTAGACCCC TCATATATGTGACCCTCGATCCCGCTCTTTTCCTACAATCGCTGTATTACGCCTTCATATTCGGGGTTCTGTACCTTGTGATCACTACA TTCGAACGTGTATTCGGTGGTGGTTATGGCCATTCGCCGGGTATAGTCGGTATGGACTTGATGTCCGAAGGTATCGGCGCATTGATTGGCATGCAAGGCAGCGCTGTCATCGTACAATATATATACAAGCGAGAAATCAACAAAAACAAGGAGTACAAACCAGAAACAAG GCTCATCAGCGCTTTTCCCGGCGCATTTTGTGCCTCTGCTGGGTTGTTCCTGTATGGATTTTCAGTTTTAAAGACTCACTTCATGGTC CCTCTTGTTGGAGTAGCCGTGTTTACCGTCGGCATGGCGAACACATTT TTGGCAATACAACTTTATATCATCGACTGTTTTGAGTATCCTGCGTCAGCAATGGCCGGAT TGTCTGTATTACGATGTCTGTTTGCGGCAG tttttcctttgtttggAGACCGCCTGTTCGAATGTTTGGGTGTTGATTGGGGAGTTGGGCTTTTAGCTTTTCTATCCGTTGGACTAGGCGCTCCGTTCTTGTTGGCG TTGTATTTCTACGGCCCACAACTCAGAGCTGTCGGGAAGAAAAATCGCGCCAAGTTCCTTGGATGA
- a CDS encoding fungal zn(2)-Cys(6) binuclear cluster domain-containing protein produces MLQTGIPLGRPISACRRCRKFKVGCDRAKPSCSRCTKAKVDCIYVSPPSSPSAVSTVMRVGHVSNTLQNHPVGHDGVYIDEASPSKHTRERATQAKPNEASLQNLSLYASSLRLGHDPPSVDLVGSGKQVGKLTRDRAILSCMRCRRHKVRCDRQIPCGRCIKNKRESQCVYSETAAPVLGRIISEKHHETLNLIATSFIDSKWAATVRNGAHWNSLLYEVPRRTQPRQS; encoded by the coding sequence ATGCTTCAAACGGGAATACCATTGGGACGACCTATCTCGGCGTGCAGACGATGCCGCAAGTTTAAAGTGGGATGTGATAGGGCCAAGCCGagctgcagcagatgcaccaaagccaaggtggATTGTATTTACGTCTCTCCTCCGTCGTCCCCTTCTGCAGTTTCCACTGTGATGAGAGTTGGGCATGTCTCCAACACACTTCAAAACCACCCCGTGGGTCATGATGGCGTTTACATTGACGAGGCTTCTCCAAGCAAGCATACACGGGAAAGAGCAActcaagccaagccaaacgaAGCCTCACTTCAGAATTTGTCATTATACGCATCCTCTCTTCGGCTTGGTCATGATCCACCGTCTGTTGATCTAGTCGGCTCCGGCAAACAAGTTGGCAAACTTACCCGTGACAGAGCCATCTTATCATGTATGAGATGCAGAAGGCACAAGGTCCGATGTGACAGACAAATACCATGTGGTCGGTGTATCAAGAACAAACGAGAATCACAGTGTGTGTATTCGGAGACAGCAGCGCCGGTTCTCGGCCGCATCATTTCAGAAAAACATCATGAAACGCTCAACTTGATTGCCACAAGTTTCATTGATTCAAAATGGGCTGCGACAGTTCGCAACGGCGCGCATTGGAACTCTTTGCTTTATGAGGTACCCAGACGCACGCAGCCCCGTCAATCCTGA
- a CDS encoding C6 transcription factor (similar to Beauveria bassiana ARSEF 2860 XP_008594333.1), protein MKNYLPPGHGQYSNLDLHHEKPISGMTPTINYPFSGDTLGPDSIARIIAQLPPQAVQQLFVSQYFDAVEKVYHLLDKDAFQSELQQFWEDPSSKEDDWLAQYFVILCLGCQAVNYCAEESGKEAYHGLPPSFLRSAEICLKRTPYLLMASLDNIRTLVLIVMSKQMYAMSCHEADTCWPLTGLIVRLSIRVGLHRVASQPYEQLSDEDRIKARIWAVVLMLEMRQSLVCGMPLLLRPVDISGTEVKRDACTGSPIPEIDVEPTPVKPSENSILVKVFASSSDLLFRAIELATCPNDSVQYSEVAEVDSSMRQHLYQSGIGLYNSHLGIDSTEEVDLEVCMIQIFFRQILMALHGRFALQPNASTEYPVSYVSSLESALAVIAFQRDLCEGDKWVQLCAWFAGFFRHEFFTAAMTVCSQLVRDLEVTNMPSHANFCETQPQELMLDALQSCRDMWGKEKNWSVCNANAFALVDNLVRILRQAQEQDSTTT, encoded by the coding sequence ATGAAGAATTACCTCCCTCCTGGACACGGGCAATATTCCAACCTCGATTTGCATCATGAAAAACCGATATCTGGCATGACTCCCACCATCAATTATCCTTTCAGCGGTGACACCTTAGGTCCAGACTCTATAGCACGCATTATCGCACAACTCCCTCCCCAAGCTGTGCAGCAGCTTTTTGTATCACAGTACTTCGACGCTGTCGAAAAGGTTTATCACCTCCTTGACAAAGACGCCTTTCAGAGCGAGCTACAGCAATTCTGGGAAGACCCTTCTTCCAAAGAAGATGACTGGCTCGCACAGTATTTCGTCATTTTATGCCTGGGGTGCCAGGCAGTGAACTACTGCGCCGAAGAGAGTGGCAAAGAAGCATATCACGGCTTACCGCCGAGTTTTCTACGCAGTGCGGAGATTTGTCTGAAGAGAACACCGTATCTTCTCATGGCTAGTCTGGACAACATTAGAACATTGGTGCTAATAGTCATGTCTAAGCAAATGTATGCCATGTCTTGCCACGAGGCAGACACTTGCTGGCCACTCACCGGACTAATTGTACGGCTATCCATCCGAGTAGGACTACACCGTGTGGCGTCCCAGCCATACGAGCAGCTATCAGACGAGGACCGGATAAAAGCAAGAATATGGGCCGTGGTGCTCATGCTGGAAATGCGGCAGAGCCTCGTCTGCGGGATGCCTTTGCTCTTACGGCCCGTTGATATCAGTGGTACGGAAGTCAAGCGGGATGCATGCACCGGAAGCCCAATTCCGGAAATAGATGTCGAGCCGACTCCGGTCAAGCCCAGTGAAAATTCGATCCTGGTCAAAGTCTTTGCCAGTTCGAGCGATCTTTTATTCAGGGCCATTGAGCTCGCCACCTGTCCAAACGATTCGGTCCAGTACAGCGAAGTAGCAGAGGTCGACTCCTCGATGCGCCAACACCTTTATCAGTCTGGCATCGGCCTCTACAACAGCCACTTGGGTATAGACAGCACCGAAGAAGTCGACCTAGAAGTATGCATGATCCAGATATTCTTCCGCCAGATACTGATGGCCCTCCACGGCCGCTTCGCTCTGCAGCCCAACGCATCAACCGAGTACCCCGTGTCATATGTCTCGTCATTAGAAAGTGCCCTGGCGGTTATTGCCTTTCAGAGGGATTTGTGCGAAGGCGATAAATGGGTGCAGCTCTGTGCCTGGTTTGCCGGATTCTTCAGACACGAATTCTTCACGGCCGCCATGACGGTGTGCTCTCAACTGGTGCGCGACTTGGAGGTTACGAATATGCCGTCGCATGCGAACTTTTGCGAAACACAACCGCAGGAGCTTATGCTTGATGCTTTGCAGTCTTGTAGGGATATGTGggggaaggagaagaattGGTCGGTTTGTAATGCGAATGCGTTTGCGTTGGTGGACAATTTAGTTCGGATACTGCGTCAGGCGCAGGAGCAGGACTCTACGACTACGTAG